A genomic region of Gammaproteobacteria bacterium contains the following coding sequences:
- a CDS encoding DUF1488 family protein: protein MTTQIEVHTDEHALTPNQDGVEFNVYMDGAKVQCVITGAALKSQFKDPVRPIMDIFTDNQDTIAAMASFLLSTRPERVDGAVIIGQEDAKTFAGR, encoded by the coding sequence ATGACCACGCAGATCGAAGTCCACACCGACGAACATGCGCTGACCCCCAACCAGGACGGCGTGGAGTTCAACGTCTATATGGATGGCGCGAAGGTGCAGTGCGTCATCACTGGCGCAGCCCTGAAGTCCCAGTTCAAGGACCCCGTCAGGCCCATCATGGACATCTTCACCGACAACCAGGACACCATCGCCGCCATGGCCAGCTTCCTGCTGTCCACCCGGCCGGAGCGCGTCGACGGAGCCGTGATCATCGGCCAGGAGGACGCCAAGACCTTCGCGGGCCGTTAG
- a CDS encoding amidohydrolase, with product MRLAAALLLVLLTATAHAAPGDLILRDGAVYTLNDKQPRASAVVIRAGHIAYVGDESGLKPYLEGARVVDLHGAMVLPGFHDAHIHPLSGGMRMLQCDLSGAKSLQELEARVKAEASATHAWVFCNGVPDALGKGLDRATLDAWVTDRPTFIRTTDGFTAWANSKALASGGLDPKGAGILKGDDTTRVRSKVPPPSPADYREALKRVSALANSLGITSVFDAAATPDMVQAYHAADLAGELTLRVTATQPVDPAQGPGQVDALLKQRERMRGKRFRAEAAKLFLDGELSEHTASMLVAYADAPDERGPTIPQDLLDAIVQRLDAAGFLIHMHAMGDAAVRAGLDAIEHAMQKDGAADRRDQIAHLGVVDPADLPRFGKLGVTGNFTSLWFQPGDEPFLPAQQALGPERAKWMYPMGSVRAAGGRVTLGSDWPQETLSPLDGIQYAVTRQPLDGGQPAPQPEQRIGVAQAIAAYTRDAAWAVREDAVDGTIEAGKAADLVVLDQDLFKVDVMSIHKTRVLLTLLEGDPLYVAPGFTWPR from the coding sequence ATGCGCCTCGCCGCGGCACTCCTCCTGGTGTTGCTCACGGCCACTGCCCACGCAGCTCCCGGTGATCTCATCCTGCGCGACGGCGCCGTCTACACGCTCAACGACAAGCAGCCCCGGGCCAGCGCTGTAGTCATCCGCGCCGGCCACATCGCCTACGTAGGTGATGAATCGGGATTGAAGCCTTACCTGGAAGGCGCGCGCGTCGTCGATCTGCACGGTGCCATGGTGTTGCCGGGCTTCCACGACGCGCACATCCATCCCCTGTCCGGCGGCATGCGGATGCTGCAGTGCGACCTCAGCGGTGCCAAATCCCTGCAGGAACTCGAGGCCCGCGTGAAGGCGGAAGCTTCCGCGACGCACGCCTGGGTGTTCTGCAACGGCGTGCCGGACGCGCTCGGCAAGGGTCTCGACCGTGCCACGCTCGACGCCTGGGTGACGGACCGTCCCACCTTCATCCGTACCACGGACGGCTTCACCGCCTGGGCGAACTCCAAGGCGCTCGCCTCCGGCGGCCTCGATCCGAAGGGCGCAGGCATCCTGAAGGGCGATGACACCACCCGCGTGCGCAGCAAGGTGCCGCCGCCCAGCCCGGCCGACTACCGCGAGGCGTTGAAGCGCGTCAGCGCCCTCGCCAACAGCCTCGGCATCACCTCCGTGTTCGATGCCGCCGCCACGCCCGACATGGTGCAGGCCTATCACGCTGCGGACCTGGCGGGTGAACTCACCCTGCGCGTGACGGCCACCCAGCCTGTGGACCCGGCGCAGGGACCGGGACAAGTAGATGCACTGTTGAAGCAGCGGGAACGAATGCGCGGCAAGCGCTTCCGTGCCGAAGCCGCCAAGCTCTTCCTAGACGGCGAGCTGAGTGAGCACACCGCCTCGATGCTCGTGGCCTATGCCGATGCGCCTGACGAGCGCGGCCCCACCATCCCGCAGGACCTGCTGGACGCGATCGTGCAGAGACTCGACGCCGCAGGCTTCCTCATCCACATGCACGCCATGGGCGATGCCGCCGTGCGTGCAGGCCTCGATGCCATCGAACACGCCATGCAGAAGGACGGCGCGGCGGACCGCCGCGACCAGATCGCGCACTTGGGCGTGGTGGACCCGGCGGACCTCCCGCGCTTCGGCAAGCTCGGCGTCACCGGGAACTTCACATCCCTCTGGTTCCAGCCCGGTGACGAGCCTTTCCTGCCGGCCCAGCAGGCCTTGGGCCCGGAGCGTGCGAAGTGGATGTATCCCATGGGCAGCGTGCGCGCTGCCGGCGGGCGCGTGACCCTGGGCAGCGACTGGCCCCAGGAGACGCTGTCGCCCCTCGATGGCATCCAGTACGCAGTGACCCGCCAGCCGCTGGACGGCGGCCAGCCTGCGCCGCAACCGGAGCAACGCATCGGCGTGGCGCAGGCCATCGCGGCCTACACGCGGGATGCCGCCTGGGCGGTACGGGAGGATGCAGTCGATGGGACCATCGAAGCAGGCAAGGCCGCCGACCTGGTGGTGCTGGACCAGGACCTCTTCAAGGTGGATGTCATGTCCATACACAAGACCCGCGTGCTACTGACCCTCTTGGAGGGCGACCCCCTGTATGTCGCCCCGGGCTTCACCTGGCCCCGCTGA
- the mutS gene encoding DNA mismatch repair protein MutS — protein sequence MNQTADNAFADHTPVMRQYLRVKSEHPDVLVFYRMGDFYELFYDDARKAARLMDITLTQRGQSGGSPIPMAGVPYHQLDNYLAKLVRLGESVAICEQIGDPATSKGPVERKVVRIVTPGTVTDEALLEERRDNLLAAVHAGNPHYGLAALDLGSGRFTILELAGEEALLGELERLRPAELLYAEDALLPRAAQQRNGGRPRPPWHFDIETAARLLTAQFRTRDLAGFGAEGLDAAVTAAGALLQYVQETQRTALPHLTGLTVERRDDALILDAATRRNLELETSLVGRHEFTLAGVMDRSVTPMGSRLLRRWLNRPLRDHALLQQRYHCVATLMEQRRYEPLQERLNGIGDVERILARVALKSARPRDLGQLRYTLGELPALRTSLAGLDTPLLRELSQALGQHPDLHELLKKALVENPPALAREGGIFAEGYDAELDELRHINRDADAFLTDLENREKLRSGIATLKVNYNRVHGFYIEVGRTHADKVPADYIRRQTLKGVERYITPELKAFEDKALSAQERSLARERQLYDALLDKLIERLADLQRTATALATLDVVANLAERAVSLRLAAPELTDKPELRIEGGRHLVVEQVIDTPFVPNDLRLDDARRMLVITGPNMGGKSTYMRQTALIAILAHIGSFVPAAKAVIGPLDRIFTRIGASDDLAGGRSTFMVEMVETANILNNATDHSLVLMDEIGRGTSTYDGMSLAWAAASHIARNLRAFTLFATHYFELTALPELIPGIANVHLDATEHAHELVFLHAVKEGPADRSYGLQVAALAGIPKQVITQAREYLVRLESAQRQPKGQLQPQQQGLFTAAPSAVEEKLKSVDPDKLSPKEALELLYQLKKL from the coding sequence ATGAACCAGACCGCCGACAACGCCTTCGCCGACCACACGCCGGTCATGCGCCAGTACCTGCGCGTGAAGTCCGAGCACCCGGACGTGCTGGTGTTCTACCGCATGGGCGACTTCTATGAGCTCTTCTACGACGACGCGCGCAAGGCCGCGCGGCTCATGGACATCACGCTGACGCAGCGCGGCCAGTCCGGCGGCTCGCCCATCCCCATGGCGGGGGTGCCCTATCACCAGCTGGACAACTACCTCGCCAAGCTGGTGAGGCTTGGGGAATCTGTAGCGATCTGTGAACAGATCGGCGACCCGGCCACTTCCAAGGGCCCCGTGGAGCGCAAGGTGGTGCGCATCGTCACGCCCGGCACCGTCACGGACGAAGCGCTCTTGGAAGAGCGCCGCGACAACCTGCTGGCGGCGGTGCATGCCGGCAATCCGCATTACGGTCTCGCCGCACTGGACTTGGGTTCGGGCCGCTTCACGATATTGGAACTCGCCGGCGAAGAGGCTTTATTGGGCGAGTTGGAGCGGCTGCGCCCGGCGGAGCTGCTCTACGCCGAGGACGCACTGCTGCCCAGGGCCGCCCAGCAACGAAATGGTGGGCGGCCGCGGCCGCCCTGGCATTTCGACATCGAGACCGCCGCGCGCCTGCTCACGGCCCAGTTCCGCACCCGCGACCTGGCCGGCTTCGGCGCCGAGGGGCTCGATGCCGCCGTCACCGCCGCCGGCGCGCTCCTGCAATACGTGCAGGAGACCCAGCGCACGGCGCTGCCGCACCTCACGGGCCTCACGGTGGAGCGGCGCGACGACGCGCTCATATTGGATGCCGCCACCCGCCGCAACCTCGAACTCGAGACGAGCCTGGTGGGCCGCCATGAGTTCACCCTCGCCGGCGTCATGGACCGTAGCGTCACGCCCATGGGCTCGCGCCTCCTGCGCCGCTGGCTCAACCGCCCGCTCCGGGACCACGCGCTCCTCCAGCAGCGCTACCACTGCGTCGCCACGCTCATGGAACAGCGCCGCTACGAACCCCTGCAGGAGCGGCTGAACGGCATCGGCGACGTGGAGCGCATCCTGGCCCGGGTGGCTCTGAAGTCCGCCCGGCCCCGGGATCTCGGCCAGCTGCGCTACACCTTGGGCGAGCTCCCTGCCCTGCGCACGTCCCTTGCCGGACTGGACACACCCCTCCTTAGAGAGTTGAGCCAGGCGCTGGGCCAGCACCCGGACCTGCACGAACTGTTGAAGAAAGCCCTGGTGGAGAACCCACCGGCCCTGGCCCGGGAGGGCGGCATCTTCGCGGAAGGCTACGACGCGGAACTGGACGAGCTGCGCCACATCAACCGCGACGCCGATGCCTTCCTCACGGACCTGGAGAACCGCGAGAAACTGCGTAGCGGCATCGCGACCCTCAAGGTGAACTACAACCGGGTCCACGGCTTCTATATAGAGGTGGGCCGCACCCACGCGGACAAGGTCCCGGCGGACTACATCCGCCGCCAGACCCTGAAGGGCGTCGAGCGCTACATCACGCCGGAGCTGAAGGCTTTCGAGGACAAGGCCCTCTCGGCGCAGGAGCGTTCCCTGGCCCGGGAGCGACAGCTCTACGACGCGCTGCTGGACAAGCTGATCGAACGCCTCGCGGACCTGCAGCGCACCGCCACGGCGCTGGCGACACTGGACGTGGTGGCGAACCTGGCCGAGCGGGCCGTGAGCCTGCGCCTCGCGGCGCCGGAGCTCACCGATAAACCCGAGCTTCGCATCGAAGGCGGCCGGCACTTAGTGGTGGAGCAGGTCATCGACACGCCCTTCGTGCCCAACGACCTCAGGCTCGACGACGCCCGCCGCATGCTGGTCATCACCGGCCCGAACATGGGCGGCAAGTCCACCTACATGCGCCAGACGGCGCTCATCGCGATACTCGCGCACATCGGCAGCTTCGTGCCAGCGGCCAAAGCCGTCATCGGCCCGCTGGACCGCATCTTCACCCGCATCGGCGCCTCGGACGACCTCGCCGGCGGGCGCTCCACCTTCATGGTGGAGATGGTGGAGACTGCGAACATCCTGAACAACGCTACAGACCACAGCCTTGTGCTCATGGACGAGATCGGCCGCGGCACCAGCACCTACGACGGCATGTCCCTGGCCTGGGCCGCCGCGAGCCACATCGCGCGCAACCTGCGCGCGTTCACGCTCTTCGCCACCCATTACTTCGAGCTCACGGCGCTGCCGGAGCTGATACCGGGCATCGCGAACGTGCACCTGGATGCCACCGAGCACGCCCACGAGCTCGTGTTCCTGCACGCGGTGAAGGAAGGCCCGGCGGACCGGAGCTACGGTCTGCAGGTGGCAGCGCTGGCCGGCATCCCCAAGCAGGTGATCACGCAGGCCCGTGAGTATCTCGTGCGCCTCGAGTCCGCCCAGCGCCAACCCAAGGGGCAGCTGCAGCCCCAGCAGCAAGGCCTGTTCACCGCAGCGCCTTCTGCCGTAGAGGAGAAGCTAAAGTCCGTGGACCCGGACAAGCTCTCGCCCAAGGAAGCGCTGGAACTCCTCTACCAGCTCAAGAAGCTCTGA